In Bradyrhizobium sp. CCBAU 051011, the following are encoded in one genomic region:
- a CDS encoding NAD(P)/FAD-dependent oxidoreductase: MLDRTDDSSVTADTWLAQFEEALGKPDDALLKPLFHPDSYWRDVLALSWNIQTLNGRDAILEALPPLARNMAPSGFTIDPNRAAPRKVMRAGTNAIEAIFKFETKVGRGSGIIRLIPDEDDGNRLKAWTLLTELGELKGFEEQLGVNRPRGNAYSRDFRGPNWLDLRKASAGYADRDPTVLVIGGGQSGLSIAARLKQLNVDTLIVDREKRIGDNWRKRYHALTLHNQVQVNHLPYLHFPPNWPTYIPKDKLANWFEAYVEAMELNFWTETEFEGGSYDENEGKWTVTLRVADGSKRIMRPRHVVLATGVSGIPSVPDIPGLKDFAGKVLHSSQYDDGENWKGKRTIVIGTGNSGHDIAQDLHSSGAHVTLFQRSSTLVVSIEPSAQLVYAPYNEGTLEDNDLIATSMPLKLARKSHALTAEKSKALDQELLDGLERVGFKLDFGEDNTGWQFKYLTRGGGYYFNVGCSDLIVKGDIALKQFADLDKFAVDGAKMKDGETIPADLVVLATGYKRQEELVRKLFGEAVEKRVGPIWGFGEEQELRNMYTRTGQPGLWLIAGGLAQCRIGSKHLALQIKAIEERLLSRGA; this comes from the coding sequence ATGCTCGACAGGACGGACGACAGTTCGGTTACCGCCGACACTTGGCTTGCGCAATTCGAGGAAGCGCTCGGAAAGCCCGATGACGCCCTGCTGAAGCCCTTGTTCCACCCCGACAGCTACTGGCGCGACGTGCTGGCGCTGAGCTGGAACATCCAGACGCTGAATGGCAGGGATGCGATCCTGGAGGCTTTGCCACCGCTGGCCCGCAATATGGCTCCGAGCGGCTTCACCATCGATCCCAATCGCGCCGCGCCGCGCAAGGTCATGCGCGCGGGCACCAATGCCATCGAGGCAATCTTCAAATTCGAAACCAAGGTCGGGCGCGGCAGTGGCATCATCCGACTGATACCGGATGAGGATGACGGCAACCGGCTGAAAGCCTGGACGCTGTTGACCGAACTCGGCGAGCTCAAGGGGTTCGAGGAACAGCTCGGCGTCAATCGCCCGCGCGGCAATGCCTATTCGCGCGATTTTCGCGGGCCCAACTGGCTTGACCTGCGCAAGGCCTCGGCCGGCTATGCCGATCGCGATCCGACCGTGCTCGTCATCGGCGGCGGCCAATCCGGGCTCTCCATCGCCGCGCGGCTGAAGCAGTTGAACGTCGATACGCTGATCGTCGACCGGGAAAAACGCATCGGCGACAATTGGCGCAAGCGCTATCATGCGCTGACGCTGCACAACCAGGTGCAGGTCAACCACCTGCCCTATCTGCACTTCCCGCCGAACTGGCCGACCTACATCCCCAAGGACAAACTCGCCAACTGGTTCGAGGCCTATGTCGAGGCGATGGAGCTGAACTTCTGGACCGAGACCGAGTTCGAAGGCGGCAGCTACGACGAGAACGAAGGAAAGTGGACGGTGACGCTGCGCGTCGCCGACGGTAGCAAGCGCATCATGCGTCCGCGCCACGTCGTGCTGGCCACCGGCGTCAGCGGCATTCCGAGCGTGCCGGACATCCCGGGACTGAAGGATTTCGCCGGCAAGGTGCTGCATTCCAGCCAGTATGACGATGGCGAGAACTGGAAGGGCAAGCGCACTATTGTGATCGGCACCGGCAACAGCGGCCACGACATTGCGCAGGACCTGCATTCGAGCGGCGCTCACGTCACGCTGTTCCAGCGCTCTTCCACGCTGGTCGTCAGCATCGAACCGTCGGCGCAACTGGTCTACGCGCCCTACAATGAGGGCACGCTGGAGGACAATGACCTGATCGCAACTTCAATGCCGCTGAAGCTGGCGCGCAAGAGCCATGCGTTGACGGCGGAGAAATCCAAGGCGCTCGACCAGGAATTGCTCGACGGCCTGGAGCGCGTCGGCTTCAAGCTGGATTTCGGCGAAGACAATACTGGCTGGCAGTTCAAATATCTCACCCGCGGCGGCGGCTATTATTTCAACGTCGGCTGCTCCGATTTGATCGTCAAAGGCGACATCGCGCTGAAGCAGTTCGCCGATCTCGACAAATTCGCTGTCGATGGCGCGAAGATGAAGGACGGCGAGACCATCCCGGCGGATCTCGTCGTTCTCGCCACCGGCTACAAGCGCCAGGAAGAGCTGGTGCGAAAACTGTTCGGCGAGGCCGTCGAAAAGCGCGTCGGCCCCATCTGGGGCTTTGGCGAGGAGCAGGAACTCCGCAACATGTACACCCGCACCGGCCAGCCCGGCCTGTGGCTGATCGCCGGCGGCCTCGCGCAATGCCGCATCGGCTCAAAGCATCTGGCGCTACAGATCAAGGCGATCGAGGAGAGGCTGTTGTCGCGAGGCGCATGA
- a CDS encoding DUF2380 domain-containing protein: MRSIATILAPAIVLATLAATAAAEPVAPPPVKIAVFPFELEDFSAGAAYVPPDDIDREQLRLSTEEVRRLIAASGRYQLVDLSAVNEQAAKAGKLRECEGCEARIAAGVDADQSMIGIVTRITRTEYTVTYKLRDARSGTIVAVDQTDLRMGANVAWSRGARWLIENRLLAQAQGKPLVFAVAEIEYIDTSGEVIDQSADHLRRRRTFEASLRNDLAASGKVRSADLDCPQNACSVGDLTTGQLLDKAQAAGADLLLIGSVQKMSTLVQWAKFDIIDVKARKVVFERLVSFRGDNDEAWRRAELFIAGQIRDREAELMRLATTASPRSP, encoded by the coding sequence ATGCGCTCCATCGCCACTATTCTCGCTCCGGCCATTGTGCTGGCCACGCTCGCGGCGACTGCGGCCGCCGAGCCGGTCGCGCCGCCTCCAGTCAAGATTGCGGTGTTTCCGTTCGAACTGGAGGATTTCAGCGCCGGGGCCGCCTACGTCCCTCCGGATGATATCGACCGCGAGCAATTGCGGCTTTCGACGGAGGAAGTCCGTCGGCTGATCGCGGCATCCGGCCGCTATCAACTGGTCGACCTCAGCGCCGTGAACGAGCAGGCGGCGAAAGCAGGCAAGTTGCGGGAGTGCGAGGGCTGCGAAGCCAGGATCGCCGCCGGCGTTGACGCAGATCAGTCGATGATCGGGATCGTCACGCGCATCACCCGAACGGAATACACGGTGACCTACAAGCTTCGCGACGCCCGGTCCGGGACAATCGTCGCGGTCGACCAAACCGATCTGCGCATGGGCGCCAATGTGGCCTGGAGCCGCGGGGCGCGGTGGTTGATCGAGAACCGCCTGCTGGCGCAGGCGCAGGGCAAGCCGCTTGTTTTCGCGGTCGCCGAAATCGAATATATCGACACCTCGGGCGAGGTCATCGATCAAAGCGCCGACCATTTGCGGCGCCGGCGCACCTTCGAAGCCTCGCTACGCAACGATCTGGCGGCGAGTGGAAAGGTGCGAAGCGCTGACCTCGACTGTCCGCAAAACGCCTGTTCGGTCGGGGACCTCACTACCGGTCAGTTGCTGGACAAGGCGCAGGCGGCAGGCGCCGACCTTCTCCTGATCGGCAGCGTTCAGAAGATGAGCACGCTCGTGCAATGGGCGAAATTCGACATCATCGACGTGAAGGCGCGGAAGGTGGTGTTCGAACGCCTCGTCAGTTTCCGCGGTGACAACGACGAGGCCTGGCGCCGCGCGGAACTCTTTATCGCCGGGCAAATCAGGGATCGCGAGGCGGAGCTCATGCGCCTCGCGACAACAGCCTCTCCTCGATCGCCTTGA
- a CDS encoding sensor histidine kinase translates to MRQASNSVASLAPAIDLKLRLTLRVATLAAVCFIAVAAYALFDSDRIAKAKASRIAEIVARDLSLQQSQAQWLSVSINATPDLQGIAALMEPGLCIAYRDNAGAFRQGVCSGAPADEMAAPETFAALYRVIFRPGEPVSMPVLVAGSPRGRAVATFDVAAQIGQSWREVSHLLAIMAFALAGLCLAVYAALARALRPTQAIQVGLKRLAANDLSARLPCFDLAELSAISGVFNTLAERLQAALAERNALTRKLIEVQDEERLHLARELHDEFGQSLTAIAAQAASAAHTAERECPPLYEECRGISRTTAGLMETLRGALVRLRPPDVEELGLTVSLESLVASWNGFEKGRTRFEIAVTGEADDLPPGVSASLYRIAQEAITNAAKHAQARCVQLRLDAGDADIVLTVEDDGEAAPASLTPNSGMGLLGMQERVASLGGTLQFERREACGARLVARIPAMRVEA, encoded by the coding sequence TTGCGACAGGCATCCAACTCCGTGGCGAGCCTGGCGCCCGCCATCGATCTGAAGCTGCGGCTGACGTTGCGCGTCGCGACGCTTGCGGCAGTTTGCTTCATCGCCGTCGCAGCCTACGCCTTGTTCGACAGCGACCGTATCGCGAAGGCCAAAGCGAGCCGTATCGCCGAGATCGTGGCCCGCGATCTCTCGTTGCAGCAATCACAGGCGCAGTGGCTCTCGGTGTCCATCAACGCGACGCCGGATTTGCAGGGAATCGCGGCGCTGATGGAGCCGGGCCTTTGCATCGCCTATCGCGACAATGCCGGCGCGTTTCGCCAGGGCGTCTGCAGCGGGGCGCCCGCCGATGAAATGGCCGCGCCCGAAACCTTCGCGGCCCTCTACCGCGTCATCTTTCGTCCGGGTGAACCGGTCTCGATGCCGGTCCTCGTTGCCGGCAGTCCCCGGGGCAGGGCCGTCGCGACTTTCGACGTGGCTGCGCAGATCGGCCAGAGCTGGCGCGAGGTAAGCCACCTGCTCGCAATCATGGCTTTCGCCCTGGCGGGACTTTGCCTTGCTGTCTATGCCGCGCTGGCGCGTGCGCTGCGGCCCACACAGGCGATTCAGGTCGGGCTGAAGCGGCTTGCGGCGAACGATCTTTCCGCCCGCCTGCCCTGTTTCGATCTTGCGGAATTGTCTGCCATCTCCGGTGTCTTCAACACCCTTGCCGAGCGGCTGCAGGCAGCACTTGCCGAACGCAACGCCCTGACGCGAAAGCTGATCGAAGTGCAGGACGAGGAGCGGCTCCATCTTGCGCGCGAGCTGCACGACGAATTCGGTCAATCGCTCACCGCTATCGCAGCCCAGGCCGCCTCCGCCGCCCACACGGCGGAGCGCGAATGTCCGCCGCTTTACGAGGAATGCCGCGGCATTTCGCGCACGACGGCTGGCCTGATGGAAACCCTGCGCGGGGCACTGGTTCGCCTGCGTCCGCCCGATGTCGAGGAACTCGGCCTCACCGTCAGCCTCGAAAGCCTGGTTGCGAGCTGGAATGGCTTTGAGAAGGGCCGCACCCGCTTTGAGATTGCCGTCACTGGCGAGGCCGACGATTTACCGCCCGGTGTCAGCGCCAGTCTTTATCGGATCGCGCAGGAGGCGATCACCAACGCGGCAAAGCACGCACAGGCCAGATGTGTGCAATTGCGTCTCGACGCTGGAGACGCCGACATCGTCCTGACCGTCGAGGACGACGGCGAAGCGGCGCCCGCCAGCCTGACGCCGAACTCCGGCATGGGACTGCTTGGCATGCAGGAGCGTGTGGCTTCGCTCGGAGGGACCCTGCAATTCGAGCGGCGGGAGGCGTGCGGCGCCCGGCTTGTCGCGCGCATTCCCGCGATGCGGGTGGAGGCCTAG
- a CDS encoding response regulator transcription factor has product MAALDLADTASRTRVMLVDDHAIVREGYRSLLQKQDRLQVVAEAGDGADAYRVYKQARPDLVIMDLSMPGIGGVEAIRRIRQWDKSARILVFTMHQSAAYAVQAIKAGARGFVTKSNPPGALLRAITEVMAGRIALSPDIDHELAISRLADEPSTIDALSPREFEILRMLLAEKSVDEIANTLHISVKTAANTRYQIRAKLGVGSDIELVRLALRQRIIAAEDMGS; this is encoded by the coding sequence ATGGCAGCCTTGGATTTGGCGGACACCGCAAGCCGCACGCGCGTGATGCTGGTGGACGACCATGCCATCGTGCGCGAGGGCTATCGCTCGCTGCTGCAGAAGCAGGATCGCCTTCAAGTCGTCGCCGAAGCCGGCGACGGGGCCGACGCCTATCGCGTCTACAAGCAAGCCAGGCCCGACCTCGTGATCATGGACCTGTCGATGCCGGGAATTGGCGGGGTCGAGGCCATCCGCCGCATCCGGCAATGGGACAAATCCGCGCGCATCCTCGTATTCACGATGCACCAGAGCGCCGCCTATGCCGTCCAGGCGATCAAGGCGGGCGCACGCGGCTTTGTCACCAAAAGCAACCCGCCCGGCGCACTGCTGCGCGCCATCACCGAGGTCATGGCCGGACGTATAGCGCTCAGCCCCGACATCGACCATGAACTCGCCATCAGCCGGCTCGCCGACGAGCCTTCGACGATCGACGCCCTGAGCCCGCGGGAATTCGAAATCCTGCGCATGCTGCTGGCGGAGAAATCCGTGGATGAGATCGCGAACACGCTGCATATCAGCGTCAAGACCGCGGCCAACACGCGCTATCAGATCCGCGCCAAGCTCGGCGTCGGGTCCGACATCGAACTGGTGCGCCTGGCGCTGCGCCAACGCATCATCGCGGCGGAGGATATGGGCAGCTAG
- a CDS encoding peptidyl-alpha-hydroxyglycine alpha-amidating lyase family protein, whose product MRAILGSGEHRYRVVENWAKLPDGWRLTDVASVAVDSKDRIYVFNRGDHPMVVLDRQGNFIKSWGEGLFNRAHGLHIDADDNLYCTDDGDHTVRKCTVDGKVLLTIGIPNKPAPFMSGEPFHRCTHTALSPKGEIYVSDGYGNARVHKYSPDGKLLKSWGEAGTDPGQFNIVHNIATDADGWVYVADRENHRVQVFDGNGKYETHWNFLHRPCALCCCGGKQPNFIVGELGPGMAVNRKVPNLGPRLSIVDSKGKRIARLGGENGPGLEAGKFLAPHGIALDSKGDIYIGEVGVTDWKTSFPETPMPPEVGVTRCLQKLEKV is encoded by the coding sequence ATGCGGGCAATTCTCGGCTCGGGCGAGCACCGTTACCGCGTGGTGGAGAACTGGGCGAAGCTGCCGGACGGCTGGCGCCTGACCGACGTCGCATCCGTCGCGGTCGACAGCAAGGACCGCATCTACGTCTTCAACCGCGGCGACCATCCGATGGTGGTGCTGGACCGACAGGGTAACTTCATCAAGAGCTGGGGCGAAGGGCTGTTCAACCGCGCCCATGGCCTGCACATCGATGCCGACGACAATCTCTATTGCACGGATGACGGCGACCATACCGTGCGCAAGTGCACTGTTGACGGCAAGGTGCTGCTGACCATCGGCATCCCGAACAAGCCCGCCCCCTTCATGAGCGGCGAGCCGTTTCACCGTTGCACCCATACCGCGCTGTCGCCGAAGGGCGAGATCTATGTCTCCGACGGCTACGGCAATGCCCGCGTTCACAAATATTCGCCTGACGGCAAGCTTTTGAAGAGCTGGGGCGAGGCCGGCACCGATCCCGGCCAGTTCAACATCGTCCACAACATCGCGACCGATGCCGACGGCTGGGTCTATGTCGCCGACCGCGAGAACCACCGCGTCCAGGTGTTCGACGGCAACGGCAAATACGAGACGCACTGGAATTTTCTGCACCGGCCGTGCGCGCTGTGCTGTTGCGGCGGCAAGCAGCCGAATTTCATCGTCGGCGAGCTCGGCCCCGGCATGGCGGTTAATCGCAAGGTGCCCAATCTCGGCCCGCGGCTTTCGATCGTCGATTCCAAAGGCAAGCGGATCGCCCGGCTCGGCGGCGAGAACGGTCCGGGGCTGGAAGCCGGAAAATTCCTCGCGCCGCACGGCATCGCGCTGGATTCGAAGGGCGACATCTATATCGGCGAAGTCGGCGTTACCGACTGGAAAACCAGTTTTCCGGAGACGCCGATGCCGCCGGAAGTCGGCGTGACGCGATGTCTGCAGAAGCTGGAGAAGGTGTAG
- a CDS encoding cupin domain-containing protein encodes MKMIQVAIVSGLIALAGPASAQGMDDKMLGPQDVKWTKAPPSVPPGAEASVLYGDPAKDGLFVLRFKLPKGYAVPPHTHPKPEIVTVISGTFILGMGNVADKGNAKPLPAGSFFAFAPGMAHYAFTDEETVVQINSTGPWGINYVNPKDDPRQKTQ; translated from the coding sequence ATGAAAATGATTCAAGTTGCCATCGTTTCCGGCTTGATCGCCTTGGCCGGTCCCGCGTCAGCCCAAGGCATGGACGACAAGATGCTTGGACCGCAGGATGTAAAATGGACGAAGGCCCCGCCGTCTGTTCCGCCAGGGGCTGAAGCAAGCGTACTCTACGGCGACCCCGCGAAGGACGGCTTGTTCGTGCTTCGGTTCAAGCTCCCCAAGGGCTATGCCGTTCCCCCGCACACCCACCCGAAGCCTGAAATCGTAACCGTTATCTCTGGCACTTTTATTCTCGGCATGGGCAACGTTGCCGATAAAGGTAACGCCAAGCCGCTGCCGGCTGGAAGCTTCTTCGCGTTTGCGCCCGGCATGGCGCACTACGCCTTCACCGATGAAGAAACCGTCGTACAGATCAACAGCACTGGTCCGTGGGGTATCAATTACGTAAATCCCAAAGATGATCCCCGACAGAAAACGCAGTGA
- a CDS encoding LysR family transcriptional regulator, which yields MEDWNEPQLVLAVHRASSLTGAAKALDIDHSTAFRRLNALETRLGVRLFERHPGGAYQATPAGERMAAAAERMEDEALAIGRDIAGRDHRLSGRLRVTSSETLAYRKLTGHLATFRQTHPGIVVELVIDNRVLNLSRREADIALRPMRPKEGDLWGRKLADVAWTVYGATSYLDEKGGGVSSPEDLARHALIGWEETAVGIMAADWLNRMVPGDAFVYRTNSLVNQFIAAKAGIGLALLPCYLGDEDGDLARALPEPVADLVGELWIVTHADLKRTARVRAFFDLVGEGLAREHNLFSGRGRSRPADHGP from the coding sequence ATGGAGGACTGGAACGAGCCCCAACTCGTGTTGGCGGTGCATCGCGCAAGCAGCCTCACCGGCGCCGCTAAAGCGCTGGACATCGATCACTCGACCGCGTTTCGGCGCCTGAATGCCCTGGAAACGCGGCTCGGCGTTCGCCTGTTCGAGCGCCATCCCGGCGGCGCGTACCAGGCGACGCCGGCGGGTGAGCGAATGGCGGCGGCGGCCGAGCGGATGGAAGACGAGGCGCTCGCTATCGGCCGCGACATCGCCGGCCGCGATCACCGTCTCTCCGGCCGCTTGCGCGTCACCTCCTCGGAGACGCTGGCCTACCGAAAACTAACCGGCCATCTCGCAACGTTCCGGCAAACCCATCCCGGCATCGTCGTCGAACTCGTGATCGACAACCGCGTCCTCAATCTCTCGCGCCGCGAGGCCGACATCGCGCTTCGCCCGATGCGGCCGAAGGAGGGCGATCTCTGGGGCCGCAAGCTCGCCGATGTCGCATGGACCGTCTACGGCGCGACGAGCTATCTCGATGAAAAGGGCGGGGGCGTCTCATCCCCCGAAGATCTCGCCCGTCACGCCCTGATCGGATGGGAAGAAACCGCTGTTGGCATCATGGCGGCCGATTGGCTCAATCGGATGGTGCCAGGCGACGCCTTCGTCTACCGGACCAACAGTCTCGTCAATCAGTTCATCGCCGCAAAGGCCGGCATCGGTCTTGCGCTGCTTCCCTGCTATCTCGGCGACGAGGATGGCGATCTCGCCCGTGCGTTGCCGGAGCCGGTGGCGGATCTGGTTGGCGAATTGTGGATCGTGACCCACGCCGACTTGAAGAGGACAGCGCGGGTCCGTGCGTTCTTTGATCTCGTCGGCGAGGGCCTTGCCCGCGAGCACAATTTGTTCAGCGGGAGGGGGCGGTCCCGCCCTGCCGATCACGGACCGTAG
- a CDS encoding nuclear transport factor 2 family protein — protein MGAPSPELCNLWLARAFNAQDVDAAAAMYHPDASIVQVDEVHGRSTVARGADGIRKTMAAYVGLKPHMDVVTHHTTVSGDFAMTRSQWLIKGTDERGNPTEVHHHGMEVHRRMPDGTWVFFMDHPFGADPTWAVEAPPHTE, from the coding sequence ATGGGTGCTCCATCCCCGGAACTTTGCAATCTCTGGCTGGCGCGCGCGTTCAACGCGCAGGACGTTGACGCTGCGGCGGCGATGTACCACCCCGACGCCTCGATCGTTCAGGTCGACGAGGTCCATGGCCGCAGCACCGTCGCGCGCGGCGCGGACGGCATCCGCAAGACGATGGCGGCCTATGTCGGCTTGAAGCCACACATGGATGTCGTGACCCATCACACGACAGTCTCCGGCGATTTCGCCATGACGCGGTCGCAATGGCTGATCAAGGGCACTGATGAACGGGGCAACCCTACCGAGGTGCATCACCATGGCATGGAAGTGCACCGCCGGATGCCCGACGGCACCTGGGTGTTTTTCATGGATCACCCGTTCGGCGCCGATCCGACCTGGGCGGTTGAAGCTCCGCCGCACACCGAGTAG
- a CDS encoding LysE family translocator, with translation MQELAVLASIVAALSVGVISPGPSFVMVARVAVASSRIRALATALGMGAGGAMFGAAALLGLQSVLLAVPALYAVLRVLGGLYLCYLGFLIFRSARQPVAMVAGGGDNGSRPLRAFWLGVTTQVSNPKTAIVYASVFAAFLPASFSMGFAAALLVAVFFVETAWYALVAVLFSSAGPQRAYLSYKSWGDRAAGAVMFGLGLKLVTSAAKP, from the coding sequence ATGCAAGAGCTTGCCGTGCTCGCCAGCATCGTCGCCGCGCTCAGCGTAGGCGTAATCAGCCCCGGACCCAGTTTTGTGATGGTGGCGCGCGTGGCTGTCGCCTCAAGCAGAATCCGGGCGCTTGCCACGGCATTGGGCATGGGCGCCGGCGGCGCCATGTTCGGCGCGGCGGCGCTGCTTGGGTTGCAGAGCGTCCTGCTGGCCGTGCCAGCACTCTATGCGGTGCTCAGAGTGCTCGGAGGTCTCTATCTTTGCTACCTCGGCTTTCTGATCTTCAGATCGGCGCGGCAGCCTGTTGCGATGGTTGCCGGCGGCGGCGACAACGGCTCCCGGCCGCTGCGCGCGTTCTGGCTGGGCGTCACCACGCAGGTCAGCAACCCGAAGACGGCCATCGTCTATGCGAGCGTGTTCGCAGCTTTCCTCCCGGCATCCTTTTCCATGGGGTTCGCCGCCGCACTGCTTGTCGCGGTGTTTTTCGTGGAGACCGCCTGGTATGCGCTCGTCGCCGTTCTCTTCTCGTCGGCTGGGCCGCAACGGGCCTATCTGTCGTACAAGTCGTGGGGCGATCGCGCGGCCGGCGCGGTCATGTTCGGTCTGGGCCTGAAGCTCGTTACCAGCGCGGCCAAACCGTAG
- a CDS encoding HNH endonuclease, with amino-acid sequence MNAHVSQGGWPVLVLNADFRPLSYYPLSLWSWQDAIKAVFLERVNIVEHYDRAVHSPTFEMQLPSVVSLKSFVKPTTHPAFTRFNVFLRDRFVCQYCHAHDDLTFDHIIPRSKGGQTTWENVVAACSPCNLRKGNLTPQQAKMFPRQAPFAPTVHQLHRNGRLFPPNYLHDSWLDYLYWDTELDP; translated from the coding sequence TTGAACGCACATGTCTCGCAGGGCGGTTGGCCGGTACTGGTGCTGAACGCGGACTTCCGGCCGCTGAGCTACTATCCGCTGTCTCTCTGGTCGTGGCAGGACGCGATCAAGGCGGTGTTCCTCGAACGCGTCAATATCGTCGAGCACTACGACCGCGCGGTGCACAGCCCGACCTTCGAGATGCAGCTCCCGAGCGTGGTGTCGCTCAAATCCTTCGTCAAGCCGACCACGCATCCCGCCTTCACCCGCTTCAACGTCTTCCTGCGCGACCGCTTTGTCTGCCAGTATTGCCACGCGCATGACGACCTGACCTTCGATCACATCATCCCGCGCAGCAAGGGTGGCCAGACCACCTGGGAAAATGTCGTCGCAGCCTGCTCGCCGTGTAATCTGCGCAAGGGCAATCTAACGCCGCAGCAGGCCAAGATGTTTCCGCGGCAGGCGCCATTCGCACCGACGGTGCATCAACTCCACCGCAACGGCCGGCTGTTTCCGCCAAACTATCTGCACGATAGCTGGCTGGACTATCTTTATTGGGACACCGAGCTCGATCCGTAA